A stretch of Lepisosteus oculatus isolate fLepOcu1 chromosome 11, fLepOcu1.hap2, whole genome shotgun sequence DNA encodes these proteins:
- the LOC138241823 gene encoding protocadherin Fat 4-like, whose amino-acid sequence MRIASEAGKQYFNVDLSKGELVVIEKIDREYLCGQKASCLLPLEIIIETPLQLYRVEVEIQDINDNAPGFQTMEHVLNIGEHVAPGARFPLESAQDPDVGSNALSSYLLNPNDFFSLNIKSHDDGTKVPELILKKALDRETKAALHLTLTAVDGGKPARSGTTEIIVQVLDTNDNAPRFEKPVYKIALSENTSKGTVAVEVKAKDLDEGPNGEIQYSFGDHTQETVQKLFEVNSLTGEIVVKGQIDYELSKSYKFDVRAIDNGNPKMEEHCTVHVEITDINDNAPEIVFTSLPSPVLENATIGTVVALISTKDLDSGENGNVNLQLPSGNPFKLKSSFSNHYALVTDASLDREMFPEYNIEIFAIDSGSPPLSTKKTVTVSVVDVNDNPPRFSQPFYSVYVKENSAPGAVLCSVSASDPDLGENAKVSYTILDSKVQDVSISSYVYINSDNGSIYSMQSFDYEKLKVFQIQVKATDKGSPSESSNVTVHVFILDQNDNVPAVIYPSADMGSLPHQKMPRSAKAGHLVTKVTAVDADSGHNAWISYKLVEATDNTLFSVNLHTGEVRTKRRVSEQDDSTQRLVIEMKDNGEPVQSATVTIDISLEDGVHEPILDFRQKSKEPDKNSSKITFYLILALASVSTISFLTFVILAVKCVRNSRGAACCCVKRADKNPQRNLQLQLNTDGPIKYIEVLGGDMLSQSQSFRSCFSPMSEISDFTFVKPSSTTDFKEIINVLDASLPDNSWSFESQQIRYAIPEELKEGSAVGNIANDLGLNVGEMSDRKLRIASEDGKQYFNVDMEKGELVVSENIDRESLCGQSSCLLPLEIIIEEPLQLYRVEVEIQDINDNSPKFSKSENVLNVAESTMPGVTFPLETAQDPDAGTNSLRSYNLNKNPNFALNVKTNKDGTKVPELILQKALDREKQPIHQLVLTAVDGGNPAKSGTTLITVKVLDINDNAPVFDNALYETRLKEDTPNGTVVVTVKAIDLDEGQNGEIVYSFGTHTSEAVRNLFHINPHTGEITVNDQLDYETRTSYKFDVRATDKGVPAIEGHSSVQVDVLDVNDNAPEIIITSFPKPIREDAPIGTVVALISVKDIDSEDNAKVTLTLPSECPFKLKPSFSNHYTLVTDSQLDREEFPEYNIKIEASDSGSPPLSSSKVITVRILDVNDNPPRFSQSSYTVYVKENDPPGLILCSVSASDPDIGENSEISYSMLDTKVQDVSVTSYIYINSANGSIYSMHSFDYEKIKMFQIQVQANDKGSPSKSSNVTVHVFILDQNDNVPAVIYPSADMGSLPHQKMPRSAKAGHLVTKVTAVDADSGHNAWISYKLVEATDDTLFSVNLYTGEVRTKRGVSEQDDSIQRLVIEMKDNGEPVQTATVTIDISLEDGVHEPILDFRQKSKEPDKKSSKITFYLILALASVSAVSFLTFVILAVKCVRNSRGAACCCVKRADKNPQRNLQLQLNTDGPIKYIEVLGGDMLSQSQSFRSCFSPMSEISDFTFVKPSSTTDFKEIINVLDASLPDNSWSFESQQIRYTIPEELNEGSIVGNIAKDLGLQIAEISDRKLRIASEAGKQYFSVDWGKGELVVSETIDRENLCGQSASCLIPLEVIIESPLQLYRVEVEIQDINDNTPSFVTTEQVLNIAESTAPGARFPLKNARDPDVGTNAMSSYRINKNGNFVLNVKTNKDGAKVPELILEKALDRENEPVIQLVLMAIDGGNPARSGTTQITIHVLDINDNAPHFEKALYETPVQENSPKGTVITAFKAVDLDEGSNGDVLYSFADHTAHKILNTFNINAETGELVIIDQIDYEESSSFEFDVRATDKGTPAMETHCSVHVEILDVNDNAPEIVLTSLPSPVREDASVGTVVALITAKDLDSGDNGKVNVLVSPGYPFKLKPSFANHYALVTDSSLDRETFPEYNIEIQASDSGSPSLRTQKIITVNILDVNDNAPVFSKASYTAYVKENATPGKILYSVSASDSDLGENAKVSYSILDTKVQDISLSSYIYINSDNGSIYSMHSFDYEKLKVFQIQVQAKDQGSPPLSSNATVHVFILDQNDNVPAVIYPSADMGSLPHQKMPRSAKAGHLVTKVTAVDADSGHNAWISYKLVEATDDSLFSVNLHTGEVRTKRGVSEQDDSIQRLVIEMKDNGEPVQSATVTIDISLEDGVHEPILDFRQKSKEPDKKSSKITFYLILALASVSAISFLTFVILAVKCVRNSRGAACCCVKRADKNPQRNLQLQLNTDGPIKYIEVLGGDMLSQSQSFRSCFSPMSEISDFTFVKPSSTTDFQEIINVLDASLPDNAWTFESQQVRIL is encoded by the exons ATGCGGATAGCTTCTGAAGCTGgaaaacagtatttcaatgTGGATTTGAGCAAAGGCGAATTGGTTGTGATCGAGAAAATCGACAGGGAATATCTTTGTGGGCAGAAGGCAAGTTGCCTTTTACCGCTGGAAATTATCATTGAAACGCCACTGCAGTTATACCGTGTGGAGGTTGAAATCCAGGATATCAATGACAATGCACCGGGTTTTCAAACAATGGAGCACGTTTTAAACATCGGTGAGCATGTAGCTCCTGGAGCGCGATTTCCATTGGAGAGCGCACAGGACCCCGATGTTGGTAGTAATGCATTGAGTTCGTATCTTTTGAACCCTaacgattttttttctttgaatataaAGAGTCATGACGACGGTACGAAGGTCCCTGAGCTAATTTTGAAAAAAGCTCTAGACAGGGAGACAAAAGCTGCTCTCCACTTGACTTTGACTGCGGTGGACGGAGGCAAACCGGCTAGGTCAGGGACAACAGAGATCATTGTCCAGGTGTTAGACACCAATGACAATGCTCCACGATTTGAAAAGCCTGTGTACAAAATTGCGTTGAGTGAAAACACCAGTAAAGGCACAGTCGCTGTTGAAGTCAAAGCGAAAGACTTAGACGAAGGTCCTAACGGGGAAATTCAATACTCATTCGGGGATCACACACAGGAAACTGTGCAAAAGCTTTTTGAGGTAAATTCCCTCACGGGTGAAATTGTCGTAAAAGGCCAGATAGATTATGAATTATCCAAGTCGTACAAATTTGATGTTCGCGCAATAGACAATGGTAACCCCAAAATGGAAGAACATTGTACAGTGCATGTGGAAATTACTGACATAAACGATAACGCTCCAGAAATAGTTTTTACTTCCTTACCAAGTCCCGTTTTGGAGAACGCTACCATTGGAACAGTAGTTGCTTTAATCAGTACAAAAGATTTAGATTCTGGGGAAAACGGCAACGTTAATTTGCAGCTACCTTCAGGTAATCCATTTAAACTTAAATcgtcattttctaaccattatGCTTTGGTTACTGACGCTTCGTTAGATCGAGAAATGTTTCCGGAGtataatattgaaatatttgcaATAGACTCCGGCTCTCCGCCTCTTTCAACTAAGAAAACCGTAACTGTCAGTGTTGTGGATGTCAATGACAACCCGCCTCGTTTTTCACAACCCTTTTATTCAGtgtatgtgaaggaaaacagtgcccctggagcagttctGTGCTCAGTGTCCGCTTCTGATCCCGATCTGGGGGAGAATGCAAAGGTTTCCTACACTATTTTAGATTCAAAGGTGCAAGATGTTTCTATTTCTTCGTATGTATATATCAATTCCGACAATGgcagcatttacagtatgcaaTCATTTGACTATGAGAAATTAAAAGTATTTCAGATTCAGGTAAAGGCAACCGACAAAGGGTCACCGTCAGAAAGCAGCAACGTGACTGTTCATGTCTTTATTCTGGATCAGAACGACAATGTCCCCGCTGTCATTTACCCGTCTGCAGATATGGGATCTCTTCCTCATCAGAAGATGCCCCGGTCTGCGAAAGCGGGACATCTCGTTACCAAGGTGACAGCAGTGGACGCTGACTCTGGTCACAACGCCTGGATTTCTTATAAGCTTGTTGAGGCTACAGACAACACTCTGTTCAGTGTGAATCTCCATACTGGAGAGGTCAGGACTAAACGTAGAGTTTCTGAACAGGATGACTCCACTCAGAGACTTGTTATAGAAATGAAGGACAACGGAGAGCCGGTACAGTCCGCTACAGTCACAATTGATATTTCATTAGAAGATGGTGTCCATGAACCTATTTTGGATTTCCGACAGAAATCGAAAGAACCTGATAAAAATTCGAgcaaaattactttttatttaatacttGCTCTTGCCTCTGTGTCTACAATTTCTTTTCTGACGTTTGTCATATTAGCAGTGAAGTGCGTTAGGAACAGCAGAGGTGCTGCGTGTTGTTGTGTCAAACGTGCCGACAAGAATCCACAGAGAAACTTGCAGTTACAGCTGAACACTGACGGGCCTATAAAGTACATAGAGGTCCTGGGAGGTGACATGTTATCTCAAAGCCAGTCCTTTAGATCCTGCTTTTCTCCCATGTCCGAGATCAGTGATTTCACCTTCGTGAAACCCAGCAGCACTACAGACTTTAAAGAGATAATAAACGTGCTTGACGCCTCGCTGCCTGACAACTCCTGGAGTTTTGAAAGTCAACAG ATTCGATACGCAATTCCCGAGGAATTAAAAGAGGGTTCAGCTGTTGGGAATATAGCAAACGATTTGGGATTGAACGTTGGCGAAATGTCAGATCGCAAACTGCGGATAGCTTCTGAGGATGGTAAGCAATATTTCAATGTGGATATGGAAAAGGGGGAATTAGTGGTGAGTGAGAACATCGACAGGGAGAGTCTGTGTGGGCAAAGCAGTTGCCTGTTACCTTTGGAAATTATTATTGAAGAACCATTGCAGCTGTACCGAGTTGAGGTTGAAATCCAAGATATTAACGACAATTCTCCGAAATTCTCTAAAAGTGAGAACGTTCTTAATGTCGCCGAATCCACTATGCCTGGCGTGACATTTCCTTTGGAAACTGCACAAGACCCCGATGCTGGCACAAATTCCCTACGTTcctataatttaaataaaaacccaAACTTTGCTTTGAACGTTAAAACTAACAAAGACGGAACAAAGGTCCCAGAGCTGATATTGCAAAAAGCCCTAGACAGAGAGAAGCAGCCTATTCATCAGCTCGTACTGACAGCAGTAGATGGGGGGAATCCAGCGAAATCTGGGACTACACTGATCACAGTTAAAGTTCTAGACATCAATGATAATGCACCCGTGTTTGACAATGCTTTGTATGAAACTCGGCTGAAGGAAGACACGCCAAATGGTACTGTAGTAGTGACTGTTAAAGCCATTGATTTGGATGAGGGTCAGAACGGTGAAATTGTGTATTCTTTTGGTACACATACTTCAGAGGCAGTGCGAAATCTTTTTCATATAAATCCGCATACGGGTGAGATAACTGTAAATGACCAGTTAGATTATGAAACGCGTACTTCCTACAAATTTGATGTTCGCGCCACAGACAAGGGTGTCCCCGCAATTGAAGGACACAGCAGCGTACAGGTGGACGTTTTAGATGTGAATGACAATGCACCGGAGATCATAATTACGTCTTTTCCTAAACCTATTCGAGAAGATGCGCCTATTGGTACTGTAGTTGCATTAATAAGTGTCAAAGACATAGATTCTGAAGACAATGCTAAAGTCACATTAACGTTGCCTTCGGAATGTCCTTTCAAACTAAAACCCTCCTTTTCCAATCATTACACATTGGTAACTGATTCTCAGTTAGATCGTGAGGAATTTCCAGAATACAATATAAAGATAGAAGCGTCGGATTCGGGCTCGCCTCCTCTCTCGTCGAGCAAAGTGATTACAGTCCGTATTTTAGATGTAAATGACAACCCGCCGCGCTTCTCACAATCTTCTTATACGGtttatgtgaaggaaaatgatCCCCCTGGCTTAATACTGTGCTCAGTATCTGCTTCTGACCCAGACATAGGAGAGAATTCCGAGATCTCCTATTCCATGTTGGACACCAAAGTTCAGGACGTTTCAGTAAcctcatatatttatataaactcTGCTAACGGCAGTATCTACAGCATGCATTCTTTCGActatgagaaaataaaaatgtttcagattcAGGTGCAGGCAAATGACAAAGGCTCTCCATCAAAAAGCAGCAACGTGACTGTTCATGTCTTTATTCTGGATCAGAACGACAATGTCCCCGCTGTAATTTACCCGTCTGCAGATATGGGATCTCTTCCACATCAGAAGATGCCCCGGTCTGCGAAAGCGGGACATCTCGTTACCAAGGTGACAGCAGTGGACGCTGACTCTGGTCACAACGCCTGGATTTCTTATAAGCTAGTTGAGGCTACAGACGACACTCTGTTCAGTGTGAATCTCTATACTGGAGAGGTCAGGACTAAACGTGGTGTTTCTGAACAGGATGACTCCATTCAGAGACTTGTTATAGAAATGAAGGACAACGGAGAGCCGGTACAGACCGCTACAGTCACAATTGATATTTCATTAGAAGATGGTGTCCATGAACCTATTTTGGATTTCCGACAGAAATCGAAAGAACCTGATAAAAAATCGAgcaaaattactttttatttaatacttGCTCTTGCCTCTGTGTCTGCAGTTTCTTTTCTGACGTTTGTCATATTAGCAGTGAAGTGCGTTAGGAACAGCAGAGGTGCCGCGTGTTGTTGTGTCAAACGTGCCGACAAGAATCCACAGAGAAACTTGCAGTTACAGCTGAACACTGACGGGCCTATAAAGTACATAGAGGTCCTGGGAGGTGACATGTTATCTCAAAGCCAGTCCTTCAGATCCTGCTTTTCTCCCATGTCCGAGATCAGTGATTTCACCTTCGTGAAACCCAGCAGCACTACAGACTTTAAAGAGATAATAAACGTGCTTGACGCGTCTTTACCTGACAACTCCTGGAGTTTTGAAAGCCAACAG ATTCGATACACGATTCCAGAGGAATTAAATGAGGGTTCCATTGTCGGAAATATAGCTAAAGACTTGGGGCTGCAGATTGCAGAAATTTCGGATCGCAAACTGCGGATAGCTTCCGAGGCTGGTAAGCAGTATTTCAGTGTGGATTGGGGAAAGGGCGAATTGGTTGTGAGCGAAACAATCGACAGGGAGAATCTGTGTGGACAAAGCGCCAGTTGCTTGATACCGCTGGAAGTTATTATTGAATCGCCATTGCAGTTGTATCGTGTTGAGGTTGAAATCCAAGATATTAATGACAACACTCCTTCTTTTGTTACGACCGAGCAAGTCTTAAACATCGCAGAATCAACTGCGCCTGGAGCGCGTTTTCCACTTAAAAACGCAAGAGATCCCGACGTCGGTACGAATGCAATGAGTTCTTACAGGATAAATAAAAAtggcaattttgttttaaatgttaaaactaACAAGGATGGGGCGAAGGTTCCAGAATTGATTTTAGAAAAGGCTCTGGATAGAGAAAACGAGCCTGTTATTCAGCTTGTGCTCATGGCTATAGACGGTGGAAATCCGGCCAGATCAGGGACGACACAGATAACTATTCACGTTCTAGATATCAATGATAATGCGCCTCATTTTGAGAAAGCTCTATATGAAACACCAGTGCAGGAAAACTCGCCTAAAGGTACAGTGATCACAGCATTTAAAGCCGTTGATTTAGATGAAGGATCTAACGGGGATGTTCTGTATTCATTTGCTGATCATACTGCACACAAAATTCtcaatacatttaatattaatgcCGAGACGGGAGAGTTAGTTATAATTGATCAGATAGATTATGAGGAATCCAGCTCGTTTGAATTTGATGTCCGTGCTACAGACAAAGGAACTCCAGCAATGGAAACTCACTGTAGTGTGCACGTCGAAATTCTGGACGTGAATGATAATGCACCGGAGATAGTTCTCACATCATTACCCAGCCCTGTTCGGGAAGACGCCTCAGTCGGAACTGTAGTTGCTTTAATCACCGCCAAAGATTTAGACTCCGGAGACAATGGGAAAGTAAACGTATTAGTGTCTCCGGGTTATCCTTTTAAATTAAAGCCTTCCTTTGCTAATCATTATGCACTGGTTACAGATTCTAGTTTAGATCGTGAAACGTTTCCAGAATATAACATAGAAATACAAGCATCTGACTCGGGTTCACCTTCTCTTAGGACgcaaaaaataataactgtTAATATTTTAGATGTTAACGATAATGCCCCGGTGTTTTCGAAGGCTTCTTACACAGCGTATGTAAAAGAAAACGCCACTCCAGGTAAAATACTCTATTCAGTTTCAGCTTCTGATTCAGATTTGGGGGAGAATGCCAAAGTCTCGTATTCTATTTTGGACACTAAGGTGCAAGACATATCTCTTTCTTCGTATATTTACATTAACTCCGATAATGGCAGTATCTACAGCATGCATTCTTTCGACTATGAGAAATTAAAAGtatttcaaattcaagtgcaggCAAAAGACCAAGGTTCTCCTCCTCTGAGCAGCAACGCGACTGTTCATGTCTTTATTCTGGATCAGAACGACAATGTCCCCGCTGTCATTTACCCGTCTGCAGATATGGGATCTCTTCCTCATCAGAAGATGCCCCGGTCTGCTAAAGCGGGACATCTCGTTACCAAGGTGACAGCAGTGGACGCTGACTCTGGTCACAACGCCTGGATTTCTTATAAACTTGTTGAGGCTACAGACGACTCTCTGTTCAGTGTGAATCTCCATACTGGAGAGGTCAGGACTAAACGTGGTGTTTCTGAACAGGATGACTCCATTCAGAGACTTGTTATAGAAATGAAGGACAACGGAGAGCCGGTACAGTCCGCTACAGTCACAATAGATATTTCATTAGAAGATGGTGTCCATGAACCTATTTTGGATTTCCGACAGAAATCGAAAGAACCTGATAAAAAATCGAgcaaaattactttttatttaatacttGCTCTTGCATCTGTGTCTGCAATTTCTTTTCTGACGTTTGTCATATTAGCAGTGAAGTGCGTTAGGAACAGCAGAGGTGCTGCGTGTTGTTGTGTAAAACGTGCCGACAAGAATCCACAGAGAAACTTGCAGTTACAGCTGAACACTGACGGGCCTATAAAGTACATAGAGGTCCTGGGAGGTGACATGTTATCTCAAAGCCAGTCCTTTAGATCCTGCTTTTCTCCCATGTCCGAGATCAGTGATTTCACCTTCGTGAAACCCAGCAGCACTACAGACTTTCAAGAGATAATAAACGTGCTTGACGCGTCCTTACCAGACAATGCCTGGACTTTTGAAAGTCAACAGGTAAGAATTCTGTAA
- the LOC102689599 gene encoding protocadherin gamma-C5-like isoform X5 produces the protein MPLQLYRVEVEVQDINDNSPLFLTNERTLKIAESTAPGVRFPLESAQDPDVGSNSLKSYSISNNDCFTLKVKNLDDGRKIPELVLEKTLDREKQSVHNLLLTAVDGGNPARSGTSQITVVVLDINDNIPVFEKSTYKLNLSEDTLLGSLVIEITATDSDEGPNGEIDYSFVEHTPESVRNKFDIKPKTGEIFLKGDLDYEGTSAYRIDVRARDKGNPEMEGHCSVHIDIVDVNDNSPEIVLTSQPNPVREDAPVGTVVALITVRDIDSGENGKVILQLLPGYPFKLNPSFAHHYALVTNGVLDRERFREYNIEVTAIDSGSPSLATKKIIPVNIVDVNDNPPSFSESSYNAYVIENNPLGTLLCSVTASDPDFGENAKISYSILDSQLNDRSVSSYVYINSDNGSIYSMHSFDYEKLKVFRIQVQAKDQGSPPLSGNATVHVFILDQNDNVPAVIYPSADMGSLPHQKMPRSAKAGHLVTKVTAVDADSGHNAWISYKLVEATDDSLFSVNLHTGEVRTKRGVSEQDDSIQRLVIEMKDNGEPVQSSTVTADISLEDGVHEAILDFRQKSKESNTKSSKLTFYLTISLASVSVVSFLTFVILGVKCIRNWKCSSFSCVRGHDSGNKNQSRNLQLQLNTDGPIKYIEVLGGDMLSQSQSFRSCFSPVSEISDFTFVKPSSTTDFKEIINVLDASLPDNSWSFESQQQKPPNTDWRFSQGQRPGPSGAPQRPEEAGPWPNPPTEAEQLQALMAAANEVSEATNTLGASTLGPGTMGLSTRYSPQFTLQHVPDYRQNIYIPGSTATLTGNNPQAQTQAQVQVQALPQPQPAAVEAPKPAQTPANKKKSGKKEKK, from the exons ATGCCTTTACAGCTGTACCGCGTCGAGGTTGAAGTCCAGGATATCAATGACAACTCGCCCCTGTTTCTTACAAACGAACGTACTTTAAAAATCGCCGAGTCTACAGCTCCAGGTGTACGCTTTCCTTTGGAAAGTGCACAAGATCCCGATGTAGGCAGCAATTCGTTAAAGTCTTATTCGATAAGCAACAATGACTGTTTTACGTTGAAGGTTAAGAATCTCGATGACGGAAGAAAAATCCCTGAACTGGTATTAGAAAAGACACTTGACAGAGAGAAGCAGTCTGTTCATAATCTGCTGTTGACGGCTGTAGATGGAGGCAATCCAGCAAGATCTGGCACCTCGCAAATCACAGTTGTTGTTCTTGATATTAATGACAACATCCCCGTATTTGAAAAAAGCACATATAAACTAAATCTCAGTGAGGACACTCTTCTGGGATCCCTCGTTATTGAAATCACTGCCACGGATTCGGATGAAGGTCCAAACGGTGAAATAGATTACTCATTTGTTGAGCACACTCCAGAGTCGGTGCGTAACAAGTTTGATATCAAACCAAAAACGGGGGAAATATTCCTGAAAGGGGACCTGGATTACGAAGGCACTAGTGCTTACAGAATCGACGTGAGAGCCAGAGACAAAGGGAATCCTGAAATGGAAGGTCACTGTAGCGTGCACATAGATATTGTGGATGTTAATGACAATTCTCCGGAAATCGTCCTTACGTCTCAGCCAAATCCTGTTCGTGAAGATGCTCCGGTTGGGACAGTTGTCGCTTTAATAACTGTAAGGGATATAGATTCTGGCGAGAATGGGAAGGTGATTTTGCAGTTGCTCCCCGGTTATCCTTTCAAACTAAATCCTTCCTTTGCCCACCATTACGCGTTGGTCACTAACGGAGTCTTAGACAGAGAAAGGTTCAGAGAGTATAACATAGAAGTGACTGCCATCGATTCAGGTTCCCCATCTCTCGCCACGAAAAAAATAATACCAGTTAATATTGTGGACGTCAACGACAACCCCCCGAGCTTCTCCGAGTCCTCCTATAACGCATATGTGATAGAAAATAATCCTTTGGGTACTCTGCTCTGTTCAGTGACAGCGTCGGACCCCGACTTTGGAGAGAATGCAAAAATATCATATTCCATTTTAGACAGCCAGCTTAATGATAGATCTGTTTCGTCCTACGTTTACATTAACTCCGACAATGGCAGTATCTACAGCATGCATTCCTTTGACTATGAGAAACTTAAAGTATTTCGGATTCAAGTGCAAGCAAAAGACCAAGGTTCTCCTCCTCTGAGTGGCAACGCGACTGTTCATGTCTTTATTCTGGATCAGAACGACAATGTCCCCGCTGTCATTTACCCGTCTGCAGATATGGGATCTCTTCCTCATCAGAAGATGCCCCGGTCTGCTAAGGCGGGACATCTCGTTACCAAGGTGACAGCAGTGGACGCTGACTCTGGTCACAACGCCTGGATTTCTTATAAGCTTGTTGAGGCTACAGACGACTCTCTGTTCAGTGTGAATCTCCATACTGGAGAGGTCAGGACTAAACGTGGTGTTTCTGAACAGGATGACTCCATTCAGAGACTTGTTATAGAAATGAAGGACAACGGGGAGCCGGTACAGTCCTCCACAGTAACAGCTGATATTTCATTAGAGGATGGTGTCCATGAAGCCATTTTAGATTTTCGACAGAAATCTAAAGAATCAAATACCAAATCCAgcaaattgacattttatttaacaatttcTCTTGCATCGGTTTCTGTTGTATCTTTTCTGACTTTTGTTATATTAGGAGTAAAGTGCATTAGAAACTGGAAATGCAGTTCGTTTTCCTGTGTCAGAGGGCATGATTCTGGAAATAAGAATCAAAGCAGAAACTTGCAGTTACAGTTGAACACTGACGGGCCTATAAAGTACATAGAGGTCCTGGGAGGTGACATGTTATCTCAAAGCCAGTCCTTTAGATCCTGTTTTTCTCCCGTGTCCGAGATCAGTGATTTCACCTTCGTGAAACCCAGCAGCACTACAGACTTTAAAGAGATAATAAACGTGCTTGATGCCTCGCTGCCTGACAACTCCTGGAGTTTTGAAAGTCAGCAG CAAAAGCCTCCAAACACTGACTGGCGTTTCTCCCAAGGACAGAGACCAGGACCTAGTGG GGCTCCACAGCGGCCAGAAGAAGCAGGACCATGGCCCAACCCTCCAACCGAAGCAGAGCAACTCCAGGCCCTTATGGCAGCTGCCAATG AGGTGAGTGAAGCCACAAACACTCTGGGAGCAAGTACCCTGGGACCCGGCACCATGGGCCTGAGCACACGATACAGCCCCCAGTTCACCCTCCAGCATGTTCCAGACTACCGGCAGAACATCTATATCCCAGGCAGCACCGCAACACTGACCGGCAACAATCCACAGGCCCAGACCCAGGCGCAGGTTCAAGTTCAGGCCTTGCCTCAGCCACAGCCCGCAGCGGTAGAGGCGCCTAAACCTGCCCAGACCCCGGCCAACAAGAAAAAGTCTGGAAAGAAGGAGAAGAAGTGA